A single region of the Selenomonas sp. oral taxon 920 genome encodes:
- a CDS encoding GspE/PulE family protein — MELEEAQRLIAEAVREMRRAAPEEGTRGSRVLTLVNAVLDTALAEEATDIHLEPMDGRLRIRLRVDGLLQERPIQFPSELAPVIIARLKVMAGIDTSKRNRPQDGQIRYVYGGRTIDMRVAVLPVVDGERMVVRIMDARERFLSCTELGFTARNQELFERLIHRPTGLLLLCGPMNSGKTTTLYAALSALNEPSCHIMTLEDPVERRIEGISQFQVNPEAGLTFVTGLRAALRQDAQKILLGEIRDRETAEMAVRIALTGHALFSTLHTEDTVSAIFRMIEMGVPPYLLAATLSGVIAQRLVRRVCDHCCESYAVSADSHEAMQLGAMYHEELRLVRGRGCPHCHGSGYRGRMAIHEVLPVTERIRAEILETHDKAALRCAAEADGVETLWQDGVAKVLAGKTTLAEVGRAFYG, encoded by the coding sequence ATGGAGCTGGAGGAGGCGCAGCGCCTGATTGCCGAGGCTGTTCGTGAGATGCGGCGAGCTGCACCGGAGGAGGGTACGCGCGGCAGCCGCGTACTGACCCTTGTCAATGCCGTCTTGGATACGGCGCTTGCGGAGGAGGCGACGGATATCCACCTTGAGCCGATGGACGGCAGACTTCGCATTCGTCTGCGTGTGGACGGTCTTTTACAGGAGCGTCCGATCCAGTTCCCGTCGGAACTCGCGCCCGTCATCATTGCGCGGCTGAAGGTGATGGCAGGAATCGACACGTCGAAACGCAACCGCCCGCAGGACGGTCAGATTCGGTATGTTTACGGCGGCCGCACGATTGATATGCGCGTTGCGGTTCTGCCTGTGGTGGATGGGGAGCGCATGGTTGTGCGCATCATGGACGCGCGCGAGCGCTTCCTCAGCTGTACGGAGCTTGGCTTCACTGCGCGCAATCAGGAGCTTTTCGAGCGTCTGATTCACCGCCCGACGGGGCTGCTCCTCCTGTGCGGACCGATGAACTCGGGGAAGACGACGACGCTCTACGCCGCACTCTCGGCACTGAACGAGCCGAGCTGTCACATCATGACACTTGAGGATCCCGTGGAACGACGCATCGAGGGGATTAGCCAGTTTCAGGTGAATCCGGAGGCGGGGCTGACCTTTGTCACGGGACTGCGCGCAGCACTGCGTCAGGATGCACAGAAGATATTGCTCGGTGAGATCCGCGATCGGGAGACCGCGGAGATGGCAGTGCGGATTGCACTCACAGGGCACGCCCTCTTTTCTACACTCCATACGGAAGATACGGTCTCGGCGATCTTTCGCATGATCGAGATGGGGGTGCCTCCCTATCTGCTCGCGGCGACACTCTCAGGTGTGATCGCACAGCGTCTTGTGCGGCGCGTGTGCGATCACTGCTGCGAGTCGTATGCGGTTTCTGCCGACTCGCACGAGGCAATGCAGCTGGGGGCGATGTATCACGAGGAACTGCGGCTTGTGCGCGGGCGCGGCTGCCCGCACTGTCATGGAAGCGGCTATCGCGGGCGCATGGCAATCCATGAGGTACTGCCCGTAACGGAGCGGATTCGAGCGGAGATTCTCGAAACCCATGATAAGGCGGCGCTTCGATGTGCGGCAGAGGCGGATGGGGTGGAGACACTGTGGCAGGACGGTGTGGCAAAGGTGCTTGCAGGAAAGACGACACTCGCGGAGGTGGGGAGGGCATTCTATGGATGA
- a CDS encoding type IV pilus twitching motility protein PilT, producing the protein MDERAAWEDVLRRMIAAEASDLHIAPAQRIQMRVDGVLVPENFVPCAAFVEHLLEMMLNAEQPAALAAQDIDFAWGCAGRRFRGNAYRMKDGFGLALRLLPARIPTPEEIGLPAGLRALAEVQSGLALVCGATGAGKTTTLAALIEVINQTRSVHIITLEDPVEYLFSPARSFLSQREAGRDFSAFPGAVRSALREDPDILLIGEIRDRATMEAALMAAATGILVLGTLHTRSAAETPLRVEGMFSPDVRDAVRMQFADVLTGIFAQRLLPKKGGGRVAAFEVLVTTPAVRNILRQGSYSQLASVMMSGAAQGMQTADMAETVLRTNGTIV; encoded by the coding sequence ATGGATGAGAGAGCGGCATGGGAGGATGTCCTCCGCCGTATGATTGCTGCGGAGGCATCTGATCTGCACATCGCACCCGCTCAGCGCATCCAGATGCGTGTGGACGGTGTACTCGTACCGGAGAATTTTGTGCCGTGTGCGGCGTTTGTCGAGCACCTGTTGGAAATGATGCTGAATGCAGAACAGCCTGCGGCGCTTGCTGCGCAGGATATTGATTTCGCGTGGGGCTGTGCGGGGCGGCGTTTTCGCGGAAATGCCTACCGCATGAAGGATGGCTTCGGCCTTGCACTGCGGCTTCTGCCTGCACGGATTCCAACGCCGGAGGAGATCGGACTGCCTGCTGGTCTGCGTGCACTCGCCGAGGTGCAGAGCGGACTCGCACTCGTCTGCGGTGCAACGGGTGCAGGAAAGACGACGACGCTTGCCGCGCTGATCGAGGTTATCAATCAAACACGAAGCGTGCATATCATTACGCTTGAGGATCCTGTCGAATATCTATTTTCACCCGCGCGTTCCTTTCTCAGTCAGCGTGAGGCGGGGCGCGATTTTTCTGCGTTTCCAGGCGCCGTGCGGAGTGCGCTGCGTGAGGATCCAGACATCCTGCTCATCGGGGAGATCCGCGACCGCGCGACGATGGAGGCGGCGCTGATGGCGGCAGCGACGGGCATACTCGTACTCGGTACGCTCCACACGCGGAGTGCAGCAGAGACACCGCTGCGTGTGGAGGGGATGTTTTCGCCGGATGTGCGCGATGCCGTGCGTATGCAGTTCGCCGATGTCTTGACGGGAATCTTTGCCCAGCGGCTCCTGCCCAAGAAGGGCGGCGGACGCGTCGCAGCATTCGAAGTGCTTGTGACAACGCCTGCTGTGCGCAACATTCTGCGGCAGGGCAGCTACAGCCAGCTTGCCTCTGTGATGATGAGCGGGGCAGCACAGGGAATGCAGACGGCAGATATGGCAGAGACGGTGCTGCGGACGAATGGTACGATCGTATGA
- a CDS encoding type II secretion system F family protein: protein MKMFSYRARTTDGAKLCGTIAAESAPVAVRTLAAEGKTVLHIREQRTFSLALPLWLRGRIAAEERIAFLHELAALLGAGLPIHEALAHLRAGTDESSAYGQLIVVIHAEVLRGLPLSQAMEMHAEAFPPSLVGMVRAGEESGRLDVILHEAAAVLTEAHVLRESLRGALAYPLFLLAATIFSLLLVTTFILPVFAALLRDLGTELPVPTQLLLTLSDGAAAHPYLLPVTAAGIFLAAVLALRVPSLRLLADGCFLRLPVLGTFLRFAAWQMILRTLAILLHSGIRLDRGVDLVRSVTGNRALAHRLARMEQSLVEGRTFAQVIAHEPYLPALLRGMLAAGEAAGDLERLLQHAADYCRRRADVYAARIEALAEPTAIVLVAFVIFFVVLSVLLPIFDTMDALV from the coding sequence ATGAAGATGTTTTCGTATCGTGCGCGCACGACAGACGGAGCAAAGCTGTGCGGGACGATTGCCGCGGAGTCGGCACCTGTTGCTGTGCGCACACTTGCGGCGGAGGGGAAGACCGTTCTTCACATACGCGAGCAGCGAACGTTTTCCCTGGCGCTTCCACTGTGGCTGCGCGGCAGGATCGCGGCGGAGGAGCGAATTGCGTTCCTGCACGAACTCGCGGCACTCCTCGGAGCAGGACTGCCCATTCATGAGGCGCTGGCGCATCTGCGTGCGGGTACAGATGAAAGCTCCGCTTACGGGCAGCTGATCGTGGTGATTCACGCAGAGGTTCTGCGCGGTCTGCCGCTCTCACAAGCGATGGAGATGCACGCGGAGGCATTCCCTCCGAGTCTGGTTGGGATGGTGCGGGCAGGGGAGGAGAGCGGGCGGCTCGATGTCATATTGCATGAGGCGGCTGCTGTTCTCACCGAGGCCCATGTCCTGCGTGAATCGCTGCGCGGCGCGCTCGCCTATCCGCTCTTCCTGCTTGCGGCGACGATCTTTTCGCTTCTCCTCGTGACCACATTCATTCTGCCCGTCTTTGCTGCGCTCCTGCGCGATCTGGGGACCGAACTGCCCGTGCCGACGCAGCTGCTGCTTACGCTGTCTGATGGAGCTGCAGCGCATCCGTATCTGCTGCCTGTGACGGCGGCGGGGATTTTTCTTGCTGCGGTGCTTGCACTGCGTGTGCCGTCTCTGCGCCTCCTTGCGGATGGATGTTTTCTGCGCCTTCCCGTCCTAGGAACATTTCTGCGGTTTGCTGCGTGGCAGATGATTCTGCGTACACTTGCAATTCTGCTGCACAGCGGGATTCGTTTGGACCGTGGCGTGGATCTGGTGCGCTCCGTGACGGGGAACCGTGCGCTTGCACATCGCCTTGCACGGATGGAGCAGAGTCTTGTGGAGGGACGTACATTCGCGCAGGTGATTGCACACGAGCCCTACCTGCCCGCGCTGCTGCGCGGCATGCTTGCCGCAGGTGAGGCAGCAGGCGATCTGGAACGGCTCCTGCAGCATGCGGCAGACTACTGCAGACGCAGGGCTGATGTATATGCTGCGCGGATCGAGGCACTTGCCGAGCCGACAGCGATCGTCTTGGTCGCGTTTGTCATTTTCTTTGTCGTTCTCTCCGTGCTCCTGCCGATCTTCGATACGATGGATGCCCTTGTGTAG
- a CDS encoding flavodoxin: MKKILVLLCALLTLLSIGCRSTGSKETESTHTDSAALDLAHSIQSPADFADKHILVAFFSRTGENFEVGFIEKGNTHIIAEQIAELTRADQIFEIKTVAPYPVDYQEMTKLAKEEQAANARPALATRVEDMDSYDIVYLGYPIWYQDLPMPVYTFLESYDFAGKTIIPFCTGSGNAMTGKEADIPLFAKGAAMRTGFGIQGKLVHSNPVQAKQEVADWLVSLGYTN; encoded by the coding sequence ATGAAAAAGATACTTGTACTGCTCTGTGCTCTCCTCACACTGCTCTCCATCGGCTGCAGAAGTACGGGCAGCAAAGAGACGGAGAGCACACATACGGATTCTGCTGCACTCGACCTCGCACACTCCATTCAGTCGCCTGCAGATTTCGCAGATAAGCACATCCTCGTCGCATTCTTCTCACGCACGGGCGAGAACTTTGAGGTGGGCTTTATTGAAAAGGGCAATACGCATATCATCGCGGAGCAGATCGCAGAGCTCACGCGCGCAGATCAAATCTTCGAGATCAAAACAGTTGCCCCCTACCCTGTCGACTATCAGGAGATGACGAAGCTGGCGAAGGAGGAACAGGCGGCAAATGCGCGCCCTGCACTTGCAACGCGCGTGGAGGATATGGATTCCTACGACATCGTCTACCTCGGCTATCCGATCTGGTACCAAGATCTGCCCATGCCCGTCTACACTTTCCTCGAGAGCTATGACTTTGCGGGCAAGACCATCATCCCATTCTGCACAGGGTCCGGCAATGCGATGACCGGCAAGGAGGCAGACATCCCCCTCTTTGCGAAGGGAGCAGCAATGCGTACGGGATTCGGCATTCAGGGAAAACTCGTACACAGCAATCCCGTGCAGGCAAAACAAGAGGTTGCCGATTGGCTCGTCTCACTTGGGTATACGAACTGA
- a CDS encoding PTS glucitol/sorbitol transporter subunit IIA, protein MSVKYEVTVTAIGKLARKFLETNSSVILLDEGAHPNLAEMVIEHTPYELTADIAAGDTLTVGKQKYKVVRVGENANDTIRESGHCTLLFNAKGSMPGQIEVEGGIAPSLSQGLKFSFAAK, encoded by the coding sequence ATGAGTGTAAAATACGAAGTTACGGTCACGGCCATCGGCAAGCTGGCGCGCAAATTCCTCGAGACGAACAGCAGCGTCATCCTGCTCGACGAGGGCGCACATCCGAATCTCGCCGAGATGGTTATTGAGCATACGCCGTACGAGCTGACAGCAGACATTGCCGCCGGTGACACCCTCACGGTCGGCAAGCAGAAATACAAGGTCGTGCGCGTTGGCGAGAACGCGAACGACACGATTCGTGAGAGCGGACACTGCACCCTCCTCTTCAACGCGAAGGGCTCTATGCCCGGGCAGATCGAGGTTGAGGGCGGCATTGCCCCTTCCCTCTCACAGGGTCTGAAATTCTCCTTTGCAGCGAAATAA
- a CDS encoding glucose PTS transporter subunit IIA, protein MQDIRLDSPLKGRLIPLSEVTDPAFASGAMGRGAAIAEPEGRVVSPVDGEVTVLFGSKHAIGIHSADGVDLLIHVGVDTVKLEGKHFTAHVAQGDTVKRGQLLLEFDPEAIRAEGYETTTPVLVTNAADYGKITFALGDAEISSGGDEPVEEGPAAALSAEDDIDPNLPKEERVAKLIWKYVGGTGNVRSAEHCATRLRLIVNDKSIIDEKAIENIDGVKGQFFAAAQYQIILGTGFVDKVFDAFVAGTNLVGAVNSKQEAYDQMTPLQKVSRTLGDVFVPIIPVLVATGLFMGLRGAAQSLGVEMSDNLLRMSQILTDTAFAFLPALVCWSTMNRFGGTPVIGIVLGLMLVAPQLPNAYAIAAGDAVPLSMDIFGIPIPVVGYQGSVLPALVLGIFAARLQKWFKTFVPDIIDLIVTPFLTLFVSMLLGLLIIGPIMHTLEIGIFGAVRAFLELPYGIGGFIVGGVHQVIVVFGVHHVFNALEVQLLASTGLDPFNAIITGAIVAQGGAAVAVAARTHDAKKRALYISSAVPAFLGITEPAIFGINLRFMKPFIYGLVGGACAGAIAGFLHLAGTGMGITVLPGTLLYLDHLAEYVLVNAVGFGVAFGLTFTFFRPEE, encoded by the coding sequence ATGCAGGACATTCGTTTGGACAGCCCGCTGAAGGGGCGGTTGATTCCGCTCTCGGAGGTGACAGATCCGGCGTTTGCGAGCGGTGCGATGGGGCGCGGTGCGGCGATTGCAGAGCCTGAGGGGCGTGTTGTCTCGCCGGTGGACGGTGAGGTCACGGTGCTCTTTGGCTCCAAGCACGCGATCGGCATTCATTCGGCGGATGGGGTGGATCTCCTCATCCACGTCGGCGTGGATACGGTCAAGCTCGAGGGCAAGCATTTCACGGCACATGTCGCACAGGGCGATACAGTGAAGCGCGGACAGCTGCTGCTCGAGTTCGATCCCGAGGCGATCCGCGCGGAGGGGTATGAAACGACAACCCCCGTGCTCGTGACAAATGCGGCAGATTACGGGAAGATCACGTTCGCACTGGGCGATGCGGAGATTTCCTCGGGCGGCGATGAGCCTGTCGAGGAAGGACCTGCAGCAGCACTTTCGGCGGAGGATGATATCGATCCAAACCTGCCGAAGGAGGAGCGCGTCGCAAAGCTCATCTGGAAGTACGTCGGCGGCACTGGGAATGTGCGCAGTGCTGAGCACTGTGCGACGCGTCTGCGCCTCATCGTAAACGACAAGTCGATCATCGACGAGAAGGCGATCGAGAACATCGACGGGGTGAAGGGGCAGTTCTTTGCTGCCGCACAGTATCAGATCATCCTTGGCACAGGCTTTGTTGACAAGGTGTTCGATGCCTTTGTTGCGGGTACGAACCTCGTGGGGGCTGTGAACAGCAAGCAGGAGGCGTACGATCAGATGACGCCGCTGCAGAAAGTCTCGCGCACGCTCGGCGATGTCTTTGTTCCGATTATCCCCGTGCTCGTTGCCACCGGTCTTTTCATGGGACTGCGCGGTGCGGCGCAGAGTCTCGGCGTTGAGATGAGCGACAACCTGCTCCGCATGAGTCAGATCCTCACGGATACGGCGTTTGCCTTCCTGCCCGCGCTCGTGTGCTGGTCGACGATGAACAGATTCGGCGGCACACCTGTCATCGGTATTGTTCTCGGACTCATGCTCGTTGCACCGCAGCTGCCGAATGCGTATGCGATTGCGGCGGGTGATGCCGTTCCTCTCTCCATGGATATTTTCGGCATTCCAATCCCCGTTGTCGGCTATCAGGGCTCCGTTCTGCCCGCACTTGTGCTTGGTATCTTTGCCGCGCGGCTGCAAAAGTGGTTCAAGACCTTTGTGCCTGACATTATAGACCTCATCGTGACACCGTTCCTGACGCTGTTCGTCTCGATGCTGCTCGGTCTGCTCATCATCGGACCCATCATGCACACGCTTGAGATCGGCATCTTTGGTGCGGTGCGTGCCTTCCTTGAACTCCCGTACGGCATCGGCGGCTTCATCGTTGGCGGCGTACATCAGGTCATCGTCGTGTTCGGCGTGCACCACGTATTCAACGCGCTCGAGGTACAGCTGCTCGCATCGACGGGGCTCGACCCGTTCAACGCGATCATCACGGGCGCCATTGTCGCGCAGGGCGGCGCTGCGGTTGCTGTCGCGGCGCGTACGCACGATGCGAAGAAACGTGCCCTCTACATCTCCTCGGCGGTTCCCGCGTTCCTCGGCATAACGGAGCCGGCGATCTTCGGTATCAATCTGCGCTTTATGAAGCCGTTCATCTACGGCCTCGTCGGCGGTGCGTGTGCGGGCGCGATTGCGGGATTCCTGCATCTCGCGGGCACGGGCATGGGCATCACGGTTCTGCCGGGCACGCTGCTCTACCTTGACCACCTCGCTGAGTACGTTCTCGTCAACGCGGTCGGCTTCGGCGTTGCATTCGGTCTGACCTTCACCTTCTTCCGTCCAGAGGAGTGA
- a CDS encoding sucrose-6-phosphate hydrolase, whose amino-acid sequence MENFDKRAIDARLAEGFPFTHRWHNRFHLEMPFGLINDPNGMTYHNGAYHIFCQWNPFGCAHKNKSWAHTKTRDFCTYAVPQLALWPTDEHDKDGCYSGCGTEEDGRLRVLYTCNAKDEQGNRSSVQRFGTFTKAAGAVKKEEIIIDGPPAGFTAHFRDPYLFDWRGVRHLVIGAQTADERGCVLVYREAPIRWECLGELCTQLKDFGYMWECPNLLSFGDCDVLVFCPQGVEARAYDRQNVYQAGYIAGHASMDAMEMLMHGRFKELDHGFDFYAPQILTHEGRHILIGWMGMPDREDEYPTREEGWMHSLTLPRVLTLRQGHIFSEPVRELKALRHRETERALEAEGESEFSATLYDLTEFILDLTMGEAYSVSVELVFGLEKLVFRYNRLEQVMTIDRTGMKLGGRGKRVFKLYAEETLSLRMYVDHGAVEAFFQHGEETATIAIFPEKNIRPMLRVFSDVDMRLLSGVLWELEPFHYETI is encoded by the coding sequence GTGGAGAATTTTGACAAGCGGGCAATCGATGCGCGGCTTGCGGAGGGATTCCCCTTTACGCACCGCTGGCACAACCGCTTTCATCTCGAAATGCCGTTCGGCCTCATCAACGATCCGAACGGGATGACCTACCATAACGGCGCATACCATATCTTCTGCCAGTGGAATCCGTTCGGCTGCGCACATAAAAACAAGTCGTGGGCGCATACAAAAACGCGCGACTTCTGCACGTATGCGGTTCCGCAGCTTGCGCTCTGGCCGACGGACGAGCACGATAAGGACGGCTGCTACTCGGGCTGCGGTACGGAGGAGGACGGGCGTCTGCGCGTTCTCTACACCTGCAATGCAAAGGACGAGCAGGGCAACCGCAGCTCTGTGCAGCGGTTCGGCACGTTTACCAAAGCTGCGGGCGCGGTCAAAAAAGAGGAGATCATTATCGACGGCCCGCCTGCGGGATTTACAGCGCATTTCCGCGATCCCTATCTCTTTGACTGGCGCGGCGTGCGTCACCTCGTCATCGGTGCGCAGACGGCAGACGAGCGCGGCTGCGTGCTCGTCTACCGCGAGGCGCCCATCCGTTGGGAGTGTCTCGGGGAACTCTGCACGCAGCTGAAGGACTTCGGCTATATGTGGGAGTGCCCGAATCTCCTCTCGTTCGGCGACTGCGATGTTCTCGTGTTCTGTCCGCAGGGGGTGGAGGCGCGTGCCTACGACCGTCAGAACGTCTATCAGGCGGGCTACATCGCGGGACACGCCTCGATGGATGCAATGGAGATGCTCATGCACGGGCGGTTCAAGGAGCTCGATCATGGCTTCGACTTCTATGCGCCGCAGATCCTGACGCACGAGGGGCGGCACATCCTCATCGGCTGGATGGGGATGCCCGACCGCGAGGACGAGTACCCGACGCGCGAGGAGGGCTGGATGCACAGCCTGACGCTGCCGCGCGTTCTGACACTCCGGCAGGGGCATATCTTCTCCGAGCCCGTACGCGAACTGAAGGCACTGCGCCACCGCGAGACCGAGCGTGCGCTCGAGGCGGAGGGGGAGAGCGAGTTCTCCGCCACACTCTACGACCTCACAGAGTTCATCCTCGATCTGACAATGGGGGAGGCATACAGCGTCTCTGTGGAACTGGTCTTTGGCCTCGAAAAGCTCGTGTTTCGCTACAATCGTCTGGAGCAGGTTATGACCATCGACCGTACGGGCATGAAGCTCGGCGGGCGCGGCAAGCGCGTATTCAAACTCTATGCCGAGGAGACGCTCTCTCTGCGGATGTACGTCGATCACGGCGCGGTGGAGGCGTTCTTCCAGCACGGGGAGGAGACGGCGACGATTGCCATCTTCCCGGAGAAGAACATCCGCCCCATGCTGCGCGTCTTCTCCGATGTTGACATGCGGCTCCTCTCGGGTGTGCTCTGGGAGCTTGAGCCGTTTCACTACGAGACAATCTGA
- a CDS encoding polysaccharide deacetylase family protein encodes MKFSRKRLLLSLLTIVGLLFLAGVMLMRTAPGVPVLNYHQVEEKDGNPLTLWPDQFEAQMEYLAAEGYTTITIDEMMDALENGTPLPEKPVIITFDDGYADNYEYAYPILKKYGFKATIFLIYDFTNTYPNYLTWEQINEMKASGLIHFESHTMTHANLAELTSTDELRHEIADSHDLLSEKLGYDMHYIAYPGGRVNEEIEEITRAAGYRGGFTVHYGLSTPEEGRYQMDRIPIFGANMHTLTRFKLRLAFAPLIAPLEDLRLTLRSCGFTALANYMLIP; translated from the coding sequence GTGAAATTCTCGCGCAAGCGGCTGCTGCTTTCCCTGCTCACAATCGTCGGGCTCCTCTTCCTCGCCGGGGTCATGCTCATGCGCACCGCACCGGGCGTCCCTGTCCTAAACTATCATCAGGTCGAGGAGAAGGACGGCAACCCGCTCACACTCTGGCCAGACCAGTTTGAGGCGCAGATGGAATATCTCGCTGCCGAGGGCTATACGACGATCACGATCGACGAGATGATGGATGCCCTCGAAAATGGAACACCCCTGCCCGAAAAGCCTGTCATCATCACATTCGACGACGGTTATGCGGACAACTACGAATACGCCTACCCCATTTTAAAAAAATATGGGTTCAAGGCAACCATCTTCCTTATCTATGATTTTACAAACACCTACCCAAATTATCTGACTTGGGAACAAATCAACGAGATGAAAGCGTCGGGACTCATCCACTTCGAGAGCCACACGATGACGCACGCGAATCTCGCTGAGCTCACATCGACAGACGAATTGCGCCACGAGATTGCGGACTCACATGACCTCCTCTCGGAAAAGCTCGGCTATGATATGCACTACATCGCCTACCCCGGCGGGCGCGTCAATGAGGAGATCGAGGAGATTACGCGCGCTGCCGGATATCGCGGGGGCTTTACCGTGCATTACGGACTCTCAACGCCAGAGGAAGGACGCTATCAAATGGATCGCATCCCTATCTTCGGAGCAAATATGCACACGCTCACGCGCTTCAAGCTTCGCCTCGCCTTTGCCCCGCTCATCGCTCCACTCGAGGATCTGCGTCTCACACTGCGTTCCTGCGGATTTACTGCACTTGCTAACTATATGCTTATTCCTTGA